One Streptococcus sp. S1 DNA window includes the following coding sequences:
- the ruvA gene encoding Holliday junction branch migration protein RuvA: MYEYIKGILTKITAKYIVVETAGIGYLLHVANPYAYSGKMNQEVHVYLHQVVREDAHLLYGFATEEEKQLFLNLISVSGIGPVSALAIIAADDNAGLVQAIESKNITYLTKFPKIGKKTAQQMVLDLEGKINLDLEDAPAQSKAKVAEENQALEEAMEAMLALGYKATELKKIKKFFEGTSDTAENYIKSALKMLVK, translated from the coding sequence ATGTACGAATACATTAAAGGAATTTTAACAAAAATCACCGCTAAATACATCGTGGTAGAAACAGCTGGAATTGGCTATCTCTTGCATGTGGCCAATCCCTATGCCTACTCTGGTAAAATGAACCAAGAGGTGCACGTCTATCTGCACCAAGTGGTTCGGGAAGACGCTCACCTTCTCTATGGCTTTGCGACCGAAGAAGAGAAACAGCTCTTTTTAAACTTGATCTCAGTCTCTGGGATTGGACCTGTCTCAGCTCTGGCCATCATTGCTGCGGATGACAATGCAGGCCTTGTCCAAGCCATCGAAAGCAAGAACATCACCTACTTGACCAAGTTTCCAAAGATCGGCAAGAAAACAGCCCAACAGATGGTGCTGGACTTGGAAGGTAAGATCAATCTTGATCTAGAAGATGCACCGGCTCAGTCCAAAGCCAAAGTTGCAGAAGAAAATCAAGCCCTGGAAGAAGCTATGGAAGCCATGTTGGCATTGGGCTACAAGGCAACGGAACTTAAGAAAATCAAGAAATTCTTTGAAGGAACTTCTGATACAGCTGAAAACTACATCAAGTCTGCCCTTAAGATGTTGGTGAAATAG
- a CDS encoding DNA-3-methyladenine glycosylase I, translating to MPKRCGWVKMNNPLYVAYHDEEWGQPLHDDQALFELLCMEAYQAGLSWETVLNKRQAFRQAFHGYQIQAVAEMTDEELEVLMNNPAIIRNRAKIFATRANAQAFLQVQEEFGSFDAYLWSFVDGKTIVNDVSDYSKAPAKTTLSEKLSKDLKKRGFKFTGPVAVLSFLQAAGLVDDHENDCEWK from the coding sequence ATGCCAAAACGTTGTGGATGGGTTAAAATGAACAACCCTCTCTATGTAGCCTACCACGATGAGGAGTGGGGCCAACCTCTCCATGATGACCAAGCGCTTTTTGAGTTGCTCTGTATGGAGGCCTATCAGGCTGGCCTATCTTGGGAAACGGTGCTCAATAAACGCCAGGCCTTCCGTCAAGCTTTTCATGGTTACCAAATTCAAGCTGTTGCAGAGATGACGGATGAAGAGCTAGAAGTTTTGATGAATAATCCAGCAATTATCCGCAATCGTGCCAAGATCTTTGCGACACGGGCTAATGCTCAAGCCTTTCTACAAGTCCAGGAAGAATTTGGATCGTTTGATGCCTATCTTTGGTCTTTTGTCGATGGGAAAACCATCGTCAATGATGTTTCAGATTACAGTAAAGCACCAGCTAAGACGACTTTATCTGAGAAATTATCCAAGGATCTCAAAAAACGTGGTTTTAAGTTCACCGGACCAGTCGCAGTTTTATCCTTCCTACAAGCAGCAGGCCTAGTTGATGACCATGAGAATGATTGTGAATGGAAATAG